The following are encoded together in the Capsulimonas corticalis genome:
- a CDS encoding class I SAM-dependent DNA methyltransferase, with protein sequence MPATPSSNPTTPTAFGAVAPYYDHLMSGVPYRFWIAYVERLWKKHDLAPKSVLDLACGTGTATRMLQQRGYQTAGVDLSGPMLAIARERAKDEDLAIPFDEQDAADMDLGDARFDAVISLFDSLNNILEDNRLQSAFRRICAHINPGGSFIFDLNTEFALEQGMFNQSCSRRDEPLHYRWRSRYNHETRICTVNMTFSYDPGSGERETFKETHTQKGYAKDEITQWLRNAGFAAVTVYDGYSTDPPRKRSDRLFYVAVKA encoded by the coding sequence ATGCCAGCCACCCCTTCGTCCAATCCCACGACGCCCACCGCGTTTGGCGCCGTCGCGCCCTACTACGACCACCTGATGTCCGGCGTGCCGTACCGGTTTTGGATCGCGTATGTCGAGCGACTGTGGAAAAAGCACGACCTCGCGCCCAAATCCGTGCTGGACCTCGCCTGCGGCACCGGGACCGCCACCCGGATGCTCCAGCAGCGCGGCTACCAGACCGCCGGCGTCGATCTCTCCGGCCCCATGCTCGCCATCGCCCGCGAGCGCGCCAAGGACGAAGATCTGGCGATTCCCTTTGACGAACAAGACGCCGCCGACATGGACCTGGGCGACGCCCGCTTCGACGCCGTGATCTCCCTTTTCGACAGCCTGAACAATATCCTCGAAGATAACCGCCTTCAGTCCGCCTTTCGCCGTATCTGCGCTCATATCAACCCCGGCGGCAGCTTTATCTTCGATTTGAATACCGAGTTCGCTCTAGAGCAAGGGATGTTCAACCAGAGCTGTTCACGCCGCGACGAACCTCTCCACTACCGCTGGCGCTCCCGCTACAACCACGAAACGCGTATCTGCACCGTCAACATGACCTTCAGCTACGACCCCGGATCCGGTGAACGCGAGACCTTCAAAGAAACCCACACCCAAAAGGGCTACGCCAAAGACGAAATCACCCAATGGCTCCGCAACGCCGGCTTCGCCGCCGTGACCGTGTACGACGGCTACTCAACCGACCCGCCCCGCAAACGCTCCGACCGATTGTTTTATGTGGCGGTGAAAGCATAG
- a CDS encoding DUF6678 family protein, which translates to MDPQELQRASIKAAEKDLRAILDRDFSASRMSTTKWAEVAEWLGASSLKCNVKFVDVPDKVFEIKRFRHVTGDWFDCGSLGPFTSISIEWAEIDHLEDIEKQLTEMSVPYDRESDRIRIIGHVRNAE; encoded by the coding sequence ATGGATCCGCAAGAACTACAGAGGGCTAGCATCAAGGCCGCTGAAAAGGACCTGCGCGCCATTCTTGATCGCGATTTCTCCGCAAGCCGCATGAGCACGACCAAGTGGGCGGAAGTCGCCGAATGGCTCGGTGCGTCATCGTTGAAGTGCAATGTCAAATTCGTGGATGTCCCGGACAAAGTATTCGAGATCAAACGTTTCCGGCATGTGACTGGCGATTGGTTCGACTGTGGCTCGTTAGGGCCGTTCACCTCGATTTCGATTGAATGGGCTGAAATCGACCATTTGGAGGACATTGAAAAGCAGTTGACGGAAATGTCCGTCCCATACGATCGTGAGAGCGATAGGATTCGCATCATCGGTCACGTTCGAAACGCCGAGTGA
- a CDS encoding DUF2239 family protein gives MATVNSTYIAFEGARRVALGSLAEAATAAKRALDQPSDHMVLIFDAVSGEQIDLNLHGTLEDVLARLQTPACDDAPAENAPEEAPRAPGRPKLGVVPREVTLLPRHWDWLASQSGGASVALRKLVEKEMRAARQEDHKRQLRDAAYRFMSAIAGNETGFEEALRALFAVKRDAFHHVIQNWPRDIREHTEHLADQFFDADSSSPAS, from the coding sequence TTGGCGACGGTAAACTCAACATATATCGCTTTTGAAGGCGCGCGTCGTGTGGCGCTTGGCTCTCTGGCGGAGGCGGCGACTGCGGCGAAGCGGGCGCTGGATCAGCCGTCAGATCATATGGTGCTGATTTTTGACGCGGTATCTGGCGAGCAGATCGATCTGAACCTGCATGGAACGCTGGAGGATGTGCTCGCTCGTTTGCAGACTCCCGCTTGTGACGATGCGCCCGCCGAGAATGCGCCGGAGGAGGCGCCTCGGGCGCCGGGGCGCCCGAAGCTGGGGGTTGTGCCGCGTGAGGTGACGCTGCTTCCCAGGCATTGGGACTGGCTGGCGAGCCAGTCGGGCGGGGCGTCGGTGGCGCTGCGAAAGCTTGTTGAGAAGGAAATGCGGGCGGCGCGTCAGGAGGACCATAAGCGGCAATTGCGGGATGCGGCTTATCGGTTTATGTCCGCCATCGCCGGAAACGAAACCGGGTTTGAGGAAGCGCTGCGCGCGCTCTTTGCCGTGAAGCGAGATGCGTTTCATCATGTAATTCAGAATTGGCCGCGAGATATCCGCGAGCATACTGAGCATCTGGCGGATCAATTTTTCGATGCGGACTCATCTTCGCCGGCATCGTGA